A single window of Sulfitobacter sp. JL08 DNA harbors:
- a CDS encoding type I-E CRISPR-associated protein Cas6/Cse3/CasE, whose translation MLHDHVIPKPPTLGAYASHQLLEGLTDGARPLFVDNGDHLLVRSVDQSLTQSSKPVPTVNLGDVLGFELRASCGVKVKGKHRYFPLKDWRARHAWLNRRASGFDVLAVTVSARSTPIKKNIRIDQSDFAGVLRVTDIEAFNQVLEHGIGGPGKAFGHGMLVI comes from the coding sequence ATGCTGCATGATCACGTCATCCCCAAGCCGCCAACACTCGGGGCATACGCCAGTCATCAGCTTCTTGAAGGCTTAACGGATGGGGCCAGACCCCTTTTTGTCGATAACGGAGACCATCTGTTGGTTCGCTCAGTTGACCAATCCCTTACACAGTCATCAAAACCTGTCCCCACAGTGAACTTGGGAGATGTCCTTGGTTTTGAGTTGCGCGCGTCCTGTGGCGTCAAAGTCAAAGGTAAACACCGCTATTTCCCACTGAAGGACTGGCGTGCACGGCACGCTTGGCTGAACCGGCGGGCATCCGGATTTGACGTACTGGCTGTCACCGTTTCGGCACGGAGCACTCCAATAAAGAAAAACATCCGCATTGATCAGAGCGATTTTGCCGGGGTTCTGCGTGTGACGGACATCGAAGCGTTTAACCAAGTTCTTGAACATGGCATTGGCGGACCGGGCAAAGCCTTCGGCCACGGAATGCTGGTAATCTGA
- a CDS encoding DMT family transporter: MNQSSLGTDGHRFGVLFVFAAGVLWSTVGLGIRLIEDAVVWQILLYRSASLSLLLYVFIRMRSGESPLAQIRRTGFPAVIAGLSLVAAYSGGIYAIQATSVANAMLLFATAPFMAAVLGWIVLREPVRPATWVAITVAIAGIAIMVADKSGGVALKGSLAALGSAFGFAVFTVALRWGKSGEMLPSVFLSGLFGIIVTSGICLFLELSLVLSVRDGGIAMGMGVFQVGAGLILYTLGSRSLPAAELALLSLAEVLLGPLWVWLFIGETATLNTLTGGAVLLAAIAGNALSGKRRRPPPITLP, encoded by the coding sequence ATGAACCAATCGTCACTCGGCACTGACGGGCATCGGTTCGGTGTCCTGTTTGTCTTTGCTGCTGGTGTGCTTTGGTCGACCGTCGGGCTTGGAATACGGCTGATCGAAGACGCGGTTGTGTGGCAGATATTACTTTACCGTTCGGCCAGCTTGTCACTTCTGCTTTATGTGTTCATTCGCATGCGGTCTGGTGAAAGCCCCCTTGCCCAGATCCGCCGCACCGGTTTTCCAGCGGTGATCGCGGGGCTGTCGCTGGTGGCTGCCTATTCCGGCGGGATTTATGCGATTCAAGCGACATCCGTGGCAAATGCCATGCTGCTTTTTGCTACTGCGCCTTTTATGGCGGCAGTTCTGGGATGGATTGTTCTGCGTGAACCTGTACGCCCTGCCACCTGGGTGGCGATCACCGTTGCCATTGCCGGTATCGCGATCATGGTCGCAGATAAATCCGGAGGCGTCGCCCTGAAAGGCAGCCTTGCGGCGTTGGGGTCCGCCTTTGGATTTGCGGTCTTCACTGTGGCGCTGCGGTGGGGGAAATCGGGTGAAATGCTGCCGTCGGTGTTTCTGTCCGGATTGTTCGGCATCATCGTGACGTCCGGCATATGCCTATTTTTGGAATTGTCCCTAGTGTTGTCGGTCCGAGATGGCGGCATTGCAATGGGCATGGGGGTGTTTCAGGTCGGCGCAGGGTTGATCCTGTATACACTGGGGTCTCGCAGCCTTCCTGCAGCGGAACTTGCGCTGTTGTCACTGGCTGAGGTTCTGCTTGGCCCGTTATGGGTCTGGTTGTTCATCGGCGAAACCGCCACGCTAAACACACTGACAGGCGGCGCAGTTTTACTTGCGGCGATCGCCGGAAACGCTCTGTCAGGCAAGCGACGTAGGCCGCCGCCGATCACGTTACCTTAG
- a CDS encoding recombinase family protein, giving the protein MKYVVYQRVSTKGQGESGLGLDAQERDIQLYLDNYVNDYSVIGRFTDIVSGKVNDRPELTKAIALAKESKATLLVSKLDRLSRKVSFIATLMDDKNLDLKVAQMPHADMFQLHIYAALAQQEREFISKRTKAALKEAKARGVILGGLRRGTEQRNEATKAQADHRANHVFPMIEAFRAKGMTLKETAQELNRLGIETARGGNWYASTVRNVEQRMAP; this is encoded by the coding sequence ATGAAGTACGTTGTTTATCAGAGGGTTAGTACCAAAGGGCAGGGTGAGAGTGGTCTTGGCCTAGATGCACAAGAGAGAGACATACAGTTATACCTAGACAATTATGTAAATGATTACAGTGTGATAGGTAGGTTTACCGATATCGTATCCGGTAAGGTAAACGACAGACCAGAACTAACTAAGGCCATAGCACTGGCAAAAGAGAGCAAGGCTACACTTCTTGTCTCAAAGCTGGACAGGCTATCACGTAAGGTGTCTTTCATTGCAACCTTAATGGATGACAAGAACCTTGATCTGAAGGTAGCCCAGATGCCTCATGCCGATATGTTTCAACTTCATATCTATGCTGCCTTAGCTCAACAAGAGCGAGAGTTCATAAGCAAGAGGACCAAGGCTGCACTTAAGGAAGCTAAGGCAAGGGGTGTTATCCTTGGTGGTCTCAGACGTGGGACAGAACAGAGGAACGAAGCTACCAAGGCTCAAGCTGATCACCGGGCAAATCATGTCTTCCCAATGATCGAAGCCTTCAGGGCCAAAGGGATGACACTCAAGGAGACAGCCCAGGAATTGAACAGACTGGGGATTGAGACAGCTAGGGGTGGGAACTGGTACGCTTCAACGGTACGTAACGTAGAGCAGAGAATGGCACCGTAG
- a CDS encoding transposase, with translation MPKEEFELKDTSKIHLKTLGELQAEQAALDEIKKTLKRIQKNYDQRLANWQNAGAKLFGLSGSGDTGKKRQTWTPEQKAKIIKKYDAAKEGTKTAVLKEHGVKANPIGTWKDQKDVKMAMQKIQEKK, from the coding sequence ATGCCAAAGGAAGAATTTGAACTGAAAGACACAAGCAAAATCCACCTCAAAACGCTTGGTGAGCTACAGGCAGAACAGGCAGCCTTAGATGAAATTAAGAAAACATTGAAAAGAATTCAGAAAAACTACGATCAGAGACTAGCCAACTGGCAGAATGCTGGCGCTAAACTGTTTGGACTGAGCGGGTCTGGCGATACGGGCAAGAAAAGACAGACTTGGACGCCTGAACAAAAAGCTAAGATCATCAAGAAGTATGATGCTGCTAAAGAGGGAACAAAGACAGCCGTGCTAAAAGAACATGGCGTTAAAGCAAATCCTATTGGGACATGGAAAGATCAAAAGGATGTAAAGATGGCTATGCAAAAGATACAAGAAAAGAAGTGA
- a CDS encoding class II aldolase/adducin family protein, whose product MTLASIKTRQDCSDAEWQARVDLAALFRIIAHYGMSDLANGAVCARVPDEPDHYLVHPYGMFWEEARASNMVKINAEGQPVDPDAPWLNDGVQNLCQWILGSRPDANFFVHGHEEEVMAVGSIEEGLLPLNQPAVYLGNITGYIEYEFEEDEAFGDHFVECLGQNQILISRNHGYYALGETAAAAFFRAYFLRQTCSTQIKTLSMGRELHLIDPQKVARYQDQMAVSEHYHYNGKTEWAGLMRMLDARGRDYAS is encoded by the coding sequence ATGACCCTTGCTTCGATCAAAACACGCCAGGACTGCTCAGACGCCGAATGGCAGGCGCGCGTCGACCTCGCCGCGCTGTTTCGGATCATCGCCCATTATGGCATGTCCGATCTGGCCAATGGTGCCGTCTGCGCACGCGTTCCCGACGAACCTGATCACTACCTTGTCCACCCATACGGTATGTTCTGGGAGGAGGCGCGTGCTTCCAACATGGTCAAGATCAATGCCGAGGGCCAGCCGGTAGACCCGGATGCACCGTGGCTGAATGACGGGGTGCAGAATCTGTGCCAATGGATCCTGGGATCTCGGCCGGACGCGAACTTCTTTGTACATGGGCATGAGGAAGAGGTGATGGCCGTGGGCTCAATCGAGGAAGGTCTTTTGCCCCTCAATCAACCCGCCGTCTATCTCGGAAACATAACTGGATACATTGAATATGAGTTCGAAGAGGATGAAGCCTTCGGTGATCACTTCGTGGAGTGCCTCGGCCAAAATCAAATCCTGATCAGCCGCAACCATGGCTACTACGCATTGGGCGAAACGGCTGCTGCTGCGTTTTTCCGCGCCTACTTCCTGCGGCAAACCTGTAGCACGCAGATCAAGACTTTATCGATGGGACGAGAGCTGCACCTAATCGATCCACAAAAGGTTGCACGGTATCAGGATCAAATGGCGGTGTCCGAACACTACCACTACAACGGAAAGACAGAGTGGGCAGGTCTTATGCGCATGCTGGATGCGCGCGGTCGAGACTACGCAAGCTGA
- a CDS encoding TauD/TfdA family dioxygenase, whose translation MSVYVVCRRKEDRTMTALPITPDFDVWPVDHQVQSLDVSSEALTITWSDGRKSAHHALLLRENSPDPVTTHPKAREMAIGPEELAEDLCLTGAELRASGAISVTFSDGLTSEYHPGWLRGTAWFGDDTPEPLVLWTAAEQPEPPTFNGPAALDDPAVFLDWLEALHVYGVARLRGLPQQDGLLEQIVTRIGPVRESNFGRQYVLEIKDDPDSQAYTSGALLQHIDLPTRELPFGLQFLYMRENTTTGGEGLYVDAYRVAEDMRTAQPEHFHSLITDVWEYNNRAKTSDYRGRGPVVETDATGAITGVRYNTFLRAPMKAPLEVQARAYKAYRAFSERAQSPEYQMKFRYEAGDLLAFDNRRALHGRAGYDAKGGARFIEGIYADRDDLHSRIRTLKRQFRADSVS comes from the coding sequence TTGAGCGTCTACGTTGTATGCCGGAGAAAGGAGGATCGCACGATGACAGCTTTACCGATAACGCCCGACTTCGATGTTTGGCCCGTAGATCATCAGGTTCAAAGTCTCGACGTGTCGTCCGAGGCATTGACAATCACGTGGTCAGACGGCCGGAAAAGCGCGCATCACGCATTGCTGCTGCGCGAAAATAGCCCTGATCCCGTGACGACACACCCCAAAGCACGTGAAATGGCGATTGGACCGGAGGAGCTTGCGGAAGACCTTTGTCTCACGGGTGCCGAACTTCGGGCCTCTGGTGCCATCAGCGTTACCTTCTCTGATGGTCTTACCTCCGAATACCACCCCGGCTGGCTCCGCGGAACGGCCTGGTTCGGTGATGATACACCTGAACCCTTGGTTCTTTGGACCGCCGCCGAGCAACCCGAACCCCCGACCTTCAACGGGCCTGCCGCCTTGGATGATCCGGCAGTCTTTCTTGACTGGCTTGAAGCGCTGCACGTCTACGGCGTTGCGCGTTTGCGCGGTTTGCCACAGCAGGACGGGCTTCTGGAACAGATCGTGACCCGGATCGGCCCCGTTAGGGAAAGCAATTTTGGTCGGCAATACGTGCTCGAGATCAAGGACGATCCGGACAGCCAAGCCTATACCTCAGGCGCTTTGCTTCAGCACATCGACCTGCCCACGCGCGAACTGCCGTTCGGCCTCCAATTCCTCTACATGCGTGAAAATACCACGACTGGCGGCGAAGGCCTTTATGTGGATGCCTATCGCGTGGCCGAGGACATGCGCACTGCGCAACCAGAGCACTTCCATTCGCTTATCACCGACGTCTGGGAATATAACAACCGCGCCAAGACCTCGGATTATCGCGGGCGCGGTCCCGTCGTTGAAACCGATGCCACCGGCGCGATCACTGGGGTGCGCTATAACACGTTCCTTCGCGCTCCGATGAAGGCCCCTCTGGAGGTCCAGGCGCGGGCTTACAAAGCCTATCGCGCCTTTTCCGAGCGCGCGCAAAGCCCAGAATACCAAATGAAGTTCCGTTATGAAGCAGGCGATCTACTGGCTTTTGACAACCGCCGCGCCCTGCATGGGCGCGCAGGCTACGATGCCAAGGGCGGCGCGCGCTTCATCGAAGGCATTTATGCAGATCGTGACGATCTGCATTCCCGCATCCGCACCCTCAAACGCCAATTCCGCGCCGACAGCGTAAGCTAG
- the rpsU gene encoding 30S ribosomal protein S21 codes for MQVSVRDNNVDQALRVLKKKLQREGVFREMKLKEHFEKPSEKRLREKGEAIRRARKLARKKLEREG; via the coding sequence ATGCAAGTAAGTGTTCGCGACAACAATGTTGATCAAGCTCTTCGGGTGTTGAAGAAGAAACTACAACGCGAAGGTGTATTCCGCGAAATGAAGCTGAAGGAACACTTCGAAAAACCTTCCGAGAAAAGGCTGCGGGAAAAAGGCGAAGCAATCCGCCGCGCCCGAAAACTTGCGCGAAAAAAACTGGAACGCGAAGGGTAG
- a CDS encoding VPLPA-CTERM sorting domain-containing protein — MMKKILMAAVVSLWGVAVSTSAQAATVTYTLTLEQTLPDASIIVGSFGIDDSLLVANSFINFASFDFFDINIEGFTWSLAEAESPNIDGVQTDGSGDVINWSSYNNVSVLFCSFGQRGVCFDYLQLSQTSTFWRSGVDIGLVSEARVSGSWRIAAVTNPPLGPPPPGCIPSNYTPPKCEPWRPDGLSAVPLPAALPMLLAGIGGLGFIGRRRKRKAKLVE; from the coding sequence ATGATGAAGAAAATTTTAATGGCGGCGGTCGTTTCGTTGTGGGGGGTGGCGGTTTCTACTTCTGCGCAGGCGGCCACTGTGACCTACACTTTGACGCTTGAGCAAACTCTCCCAGATGCATCAATTATTGTCGGAAGCTTTGGTATTGACGACTCATTGCTTGTCGCTAATTCATTTATCAACTTCGCTTCCTTCGATTTCTTCGACATTAATATCGAGGGTTTTACTTGGTCCTTAGCTGAAGCTGAATCGCCAAATATTGACGGTGTACAGACGGACGGATCGGGAGATGTAATAAATTGGAGTTCATATAATAATGTATCAGTCCTGTTTTGTTCTTTCGGTCAACGTGGCGTATGTTTTGATTATCTTCAGCTTTCCCAAACATCCACTTTTTGGAGATCGGGCGTGGATATCGGGCTCGTGAGTGAGGCGAGGGTATCGGGCTCGTGGCGCATCGCAGCCGTGACGAATCCTCCGCTGGGCCCTCCACCTCCCGGCTGCATACCTAGCAACTACACACCCCCGAAGTGTGAACCGTGGCGTCCCGATGGTCTGTCTGCAGTCCCCCTTCCTGCTGCCCTGCCGATGCTTCTGGCTGGCATAGGTGGTCTTGGCTTCATTGGTCGTCGTCGTAAAAGAAAGGCCAAACTAGTTGAGTGA
- a CDS encoding LysR family transcriptional regulator, translating into MTTIAFLRVRRCQDVAGLVAELAEQRRLDIQGMWVGAIRCFAPALALIRSLEVFIAVAETGQMRAGAKLLNLTQPAASQHISALEKSFGTMLLDRGTRPAGLTHAGARLLGKAQKILNAISDMETELRHIGEKSLSLLRVGLQASIATTLTPSLIDLAQQTFGVEDITLYAGQSGNHEHLLRTKRADLAITSNPFLDMDGLERHHVLTEKYLLVLPGSYDGPTDSLEAIQENLPLVRFGDTTNAGRQIAQHLRRLRFEPRKVILADRSSMVTSCVSAGQGFSMLTPTLLIDGMVENMNLQLRELPVSGLSRTLTVVARKAELQDLPSAFADRSSQELLHQIRAQMGDIAEANVSLG; encoded by the coding sequence ATGACGACGATTGCCTTTCTTCGTGTGCGACGGTGTCAGGATGTCGCCGGTCTCGTCGCGGAGCTTGCCGAGCAGCGGCGCTTGGACATTCAGGGCATGTGGGTGGGGGCCATTCGCTGTTTTGCTCCCGCGCTTGCGCTGATACGCTCGCTGGAAGTGTTCATCGCAGTGGCCGAAACCGGTCAGATGCGGGCCGGTGCAAAACTTCTTAACCTGACACAACCCGCAGCGTCTCAGCACATCTCGGCACTGGAAAAATCATTTGGCACTATGCTGCTTGACCGCGGAACACGCCCGGCTGGATTGACCCACGCGGGTGCGCGTTTGCTTGGCAAAGCTCAGAAGATTTTGAATGCAATTTCGGACATGGAAACCGAACTACGCCATATCGGTGAAAAGTCGCTTTCGCTACTACGTGTCGGACTTCAAGCCTCCATTGCAACGACCTTGACGCCCTCACTGATCGATTTGGCCCAACAGACTTTCGGTGTTGAGGACATCACCCTGTACGCCGGGCAAAGCGGCAACCATGAGCATCTCCTGCGGACCAAACGCGCGGATTTGGCGATCACGTCCAACCCATTCCTCGACATGGACGGGTTGGAGCGGCACCATGTCTTGACCGAAAAGTACCTTCTCGTTTTGCCAGGATCCTACGATGGCCCAACTGACAGCCTAGAAGCCATTCAGGAGAACTTGCCACTTGTCAGATTCGGCGACACGACAAATGCGGGCCGTCAGATTGCCCAACACTTGCGCCGTCTGAGGTTCGAGCCAAGGAAAGTCATCCTTGCCGATAGGTCCAGTATGGTGACATCCTGCGTGTCTGCCGGTCAGGGTTTCAGCATGCTGACACCGACTTTGCTGATCGATGGAATGGTCGAGAATATGAACCTGCAACTGAGAGAACTGCCGGTGTCAGGCCTGTCGCGTACTTTGACGGTTGTAGCGCGTAAGGCTGAACTACAGGATCTTCCAAGCGCGTTTGCAGACAGATCGAGCCAAGAATTGCTCCACCAGATCAGGGCACAGATGGGTGATATCGCCGAAGCGAATGTGAGTCTTGGCTGA
- a CDS encoding GlxA family transcriptional regulator, producing the protein MANRELAQPAWHCRILSASGGVVRSSSGIDVPTGHLDEARDDIVLLLSSYTPESALTKPFLGWLRRRARAGTLMGCVDTGAMIFAEAGLLTQNPAAVHFEALRSYKETYADQMFVDRMFDLSDNRCSSAGGVATFDMTLALIARFSGRELAKRVAEILTYRPTEYDGPQQRMLAETSLVQLDRTLGRAVDLMLANLSDPLSISTLSSQLSVPQWTLERLFKRHLKMTPSAYFRFLRLSQARNLLLNANYRISEVGSQCGFDNPESFARAYKKQFGETASYTKSSASRTQQ; encoded by the coding sequence GTGGCCAATCGCGAACTGGCCCAACCGGCATGGCATTGTCGCATCTTGTCCGCATCGGGAGGTGTTGTCAGAAGCTCAAGCGGTATCGACGTGCCGACAGGTCATCTGGACGAAGCCCGCGATGATATCGTGTTGCTGCTGTCGTCCTACACCCCCGAAAGCGCACTGACGAAGCCGTTTCTGGGATGGCTCAGACGTAGGGCGCGGGCCGGGACCCTCATGGGCTGCGTGGATACTGGTGCAATGATCTTTGCCGAGGCGGGCTTACTGACCCAAAACCCGGCGGCGGTCCACTTTGAAGCATTGCGAAGCTACAAAGAAACCTATGCGGATCAGATGTTCGTGGACCGGATGTTTGATCTGTCCGACAATCGTTGCTCCAGCGCCGGTGGCGTCGCAACCTTTGACATGACCCTCGCCCTCATTGCGCGGTTCTCGGGGCGAGAGCTTGCGAAAAGGGTCGCGGAAATCCTGACCTACCGACCAACCGAATATGACGGGCCGCAACAGAGAATGCTCGCGGAAACGTCCCTAGTCCAGTTGGATCGCACACTCGGTCGTGCGGTTGATCTGATGTTGGCAAACCTCAGCGACCCATTGAGCATCTCGACCCTCAGCTCGCAATTGAGCGTCCCGCAATGGACGCTCGAACGCCTATTCAAGCGGCACCTCAAAATGACGCCTTCGGCCTACTTCCGTTTTCTCCGCCTGTCTCAGGCACGAAACCTTTTGCTGAATGCGAACTACCGGATTAGCGAAGTTGGCTCACAATGCGGCTTTGACAACCCGGAGAGTTTTGCACGCGCTTACAAAAAGCAATTCGGAGAAACTGCTTCTTATACAAAGTCATCTGCGTCCCGTACGCAGCAATAG
- a CDS encoding DMT family transporter, with product MKGMLTHYPVWMLIFSRSIVALMTLLPLVLWLGAPHRILTPLWPWYLARAMLFASGFAMFYAAFPFMGLAEVTTLFFAAPLMTATLAALFLQEKVGMHRIAALLVGFAGVVIAMNPTGGNFGWISALPLFCALTYAISQIIVRKIGEQDTSLVIGLYTISFSGFVIVPMGFVVTQMVVVSPELNHLRMSWPMPNVEGIAMLAFLGAIGTVAYTLVSRAYQIASASVIAPFDYSYLPLAAILAYLLWGEVPPHTTFIGMVLIIVSGMYTAYRELRVNRSADDNPPTAQTVFTPGAPSVVLADALDAEAMELDEFDKKLP from the coding sequence ATGAAGGGTATGTTGACACATTACCCGGTGTGGATGCTGATCTTCAGCCGCTCCATCGTCGCTTTGATGACCTTGCTGCCGCTCGTCCTGTGGCTAGGTGCGCCGCATCGTATTTTGACCCCTCTTTGGCCTTGGTATCTAGCACGTGCCATGCTCTTTGCTTCAGGCTTCGCGATGTTCTATGCCGCCTTCCCTTTTATGGGCCTTGCCGAGGTCACGACGCTGTTCTTCGCCGCACCCCTGATGACTGCGACTTTGGCAGCGCTGTTTCTGCAGGAGAAGGTTGGAATGCACCGCATTGCCGCGCTGCTGGTAGGGTTTGCGGGCGTTGTCATCGCGATGAACCCCACAGGCGGAAATTTTGGCTGGATTTCGGCTCTTCCGCTTTTTTGCGCACTTACCTATGCAATCAGCCAAATCATTGTGCGAAAGATCGGAGAGCAGGACACATCGCTCGTCATCGGGCTATACACGATCTCGTTCTCGGGTTTTGTAATCGTTCCGATGGGATTTGTGGTAACGCAAATGGTTGTGGTCTCGCCAGAACTAAACCATCTGCGCATGAGTTGGCCGATGCCAAATGTCGAGGGCATCGCCATGCTGGCTTTTCTGGGTGCAATCGGAACGGTGGCCTATACACTGGTCTCGCGCGCATATCAAATCGCCAGCGCGAGTGTGATCGCACCATTCGACTATAGTTACCTGCCGTTGGCAGCCATCCTCGCATACCTGCTGTGGGGGGAAGTCCCACCCCATACGACCTTCATTGGCATGGTACTGATCATAGTGAGCGGCATGTACACAGCCTATCGTGAGCTTCGGGTCAATCGCTCCGCAGACGACAACCCGCCCACGGCTCAGACGGTTTTTACCCCAGGCGCGCCTTCTGTGGTATTGGCGGACGCGTTGGATGCTGAGGCCATGGAACTGGATGAGTTTGACAAGAAGTTACCTTAA
- a CDS encoding DEAD/DEAH box helicase has product MFRSPEQAEFNQFVANHISNPDAPLLIEGATGLGKTRAYLAAVFQTDKRVAICLATNALIEQILNSSDLPWAQELAPDKTVAVFRSRRYFEDDREAYEAQREAAQIADILICTASSVIFDQRLSGSYNGVTNRDVIVFDEADQIPGLAALASDLSIDRKTLRDLNCAASTALEVAGKLLSLPQLDSEIRAKAKIIAEIASEPEVWYKRVGMTEEGGVSVIHRLPGRLLKKISNRPSTIFISATLSINGQFNDFKRAMGIGDSSSLSRIIEPKHHGHLSFSFFTDDPVDSDEWLATVVEQIEASDTPVLVATPSHKLATELGDRISGSTVRQRDETMTDAVGRMGDRDIVIGAGAWAGMDTPVQWATVIIPRVPFTGPNELFDTWTDEDAFRIGDPMTSYFDSKNAATRRLKQVFGRGLRHPDARCAIVICDPRISQLGDVAPVRFREGWFEGRRVEVVQSKAERNPALRRDALRHHGTDCQTCGHQPLILREVEVHHLNPIAEAKGMIATSMDDVAVLCRICHARAHKDGNNVIPLERLREIAKAKSRTEAQQLISF; this is encoded by the coding sequence GTGTTCAGATCGCCAGAACAAGCTGAGTTCAACCAATTTGTAGCAAACCATATCAGCAATCCGGATGCGCCTCTCTTGATCGAAGGGGCAACTGGCCTTGGAAAAACACGGGCCTATCTAGCGGCTGTGTTCCAAACTGATAAGCGCGTTGCGATCTGCCTTGCAACCAATGCCCTGATAGAACAGATTTTGAACTCCAGCGACTTGCCTTGGGCACAGGAACTAGCTCCGGACAAAACTGTCGCTGTCTTCCGCAGCCGTAGATACTTCGAAGATGACCGGGAAGCCTATGAAGCGCAACGAGAGGCCGCTCAGATTGCAGACATCCTGATCTGTACGGCAAGTTCTGTAATTTTTGATCAGCGTCTGTCGGGCAGCTACAATGGCGTTACCAACCGTGATGTCATCGTCTTTGATGAAGCAGATCAAATTCCGGGCCTTGCCGCATTGGCGTCGGATTTATCGATTGACCGAAAAACACTCCGCGATTTGAATTGCGCGGCGTCCACCGCACTGGAGGTGGCAGGCAAACTGCTTAGCCTCCCTCAGCTGGACAGCGAGATTAGGGCCAAGGCCAAGATCATTGCTGAAATCGCCAGCGAACCAGAGGTCTGGTATAAACGTGTCGGGATGACGGAAGAAGGCGGCGTATCCGTGATCCACCGGTTGCCAGGGCGGCTACTCAAGAAAATCTCCAACCGGCCTTCTACAATATTCATCTCGGCAACTCTATCAATCAACGGTCAGTTCAATGACTTCAAGCGCGCTATGGGGATCGGTGACAGTTCCAGCCTCAGCCGGATCATCGAACCAAAGCATCACGGCCACCTGAGCTTTTCGTTTTTCACGGATGATCCCGTTGATAGTGATGAATGGTTGGCAACCGTTGTCGAACAGATTGAAGCCAGTGATACACCGGTTCTGGTTGCGACACCCTCCCATAAACTGGCGACGGAATTGGGAGATCGTATAAGCGGATCAACCGTTCGTCAGCGTGACGAAACAATGACAGATGCGGTTGGGCGAATGGGGGATCGTGACATTGTTATCGGTGCCGGTGCTTGGGCCGGAATGGATACCCCGGTGCAATGGGCCACCGTTATCATCCCTCGTGTTCCGTTCACCGGGCCAAACGAGCTGTTCGATACTTGGACCGACGAGGATGCATTTCGGATCGGTGATCCAATGACTAGCTACTTTGATAGCAAGAACGCTGCGACAAGACGGCTAAAGCAGGTGTTTGGGCGCGGTCTCAGGCATCCGGACGCCCGTTGCGCCATCGTGATATGCGATCCGCGTATTTCCCAATTAGGCGATGTGGCTCCTGTCCGCTTTCGAGAGGGCTGGTTTGAGGGGCGTCGGGTTGAGGTTGTGCAAAGTAAGGCTGAACGCAATCCCGCTTTGCGTCGGGACGCTCTGCGCCACCATGGCACTGATTGCCAAACCTGCGGCCACCAACCTCTGATCTTGCGAGAGGTTGAAGTACACCATCTAAATCCCATAGCGGAGGCGAAGGGTATGATTGCAACGTCCATGGATGATGTGGCCGTGCTTTGCCGCATTTGCCATGCTCGCGCCCACAAGGATGGCAACAACGTCATCCCACTCGAAAGGCTGCGGGAAATTGCAAAGGCCAAAAGTCGGACAGAAGCCCAGCAGCTAATTAGTTTCTGA